The following coding sequences lie in one Xanthomonas hyacinthi genomic window:
- a CDS encoding PepSY-associated TM helix domain-containing protein encodes MAMPNPAAAAPARFYRAVWRWHFYAGLLVLPLLAWLALTGAAFVYQQPIDGYFHRALKTVAVPAQAQAATPQRLVAVALAAQPGQALRYTTPPRRDASAEVTVGTADGRRVVVYVDPYRARVLGRLPEHGTVAWTIRRLHSLALVGPWASALIEVAAGWAILLVLTGVYLWWPRGRRGGVTTVRGRPPQRVFWRDTHALTGSVVGAMLLFLALTGMPWSWFWGAQVNRLVNGHHYGYPAGLRVDLPMSTQRLSDEEVPAWSLRQARLPQSQLPKTASMPMSMPIVAPGAPSVPSAADNGNDAHAAHGGMAMEAMPPQPAAAGAIGLDAAVARFQARGIAAGYSVAQPRGVRGVYTASVYPPDLAQQRVIHLDQYSGKVLLDMRYADYGPLAKALEWGINVHLGQQYGTFNQLLLIASCLGILLLCVSAALMWWKRRPVGGLGVPPPPADRRSMRGVLALLAIGGALFPLVGVSLLLMLALDWWWVLRRE; translated from the coding sequence ATGGCCATGCCGAACCCGGCGGCGGCGGCGCCGGCGCGCTTCTATCGCGCGGTGTGGCGCTGGCATTTCTACGCCGGCCTGCTGGTGCTGCCGCTGTTGGCCTGGCTGGCGCTGACCGGCGCCGCCTTCGTCTACCAGCAGCCGATCGACGGCTACTTCCACCGCGCGCTGAAGACGGTTGCGGTGCCGGCGCAGGCGCAGGCGGCTACGCCGCAGCGGCTGGTCGCCGTCGCGCTGGCGGCGCAGCCGGGGCAGGCGCTGCGCTACACCACGCCGCCGCGGCGCGATGCGTCGGCGGAAGTGACCGTGGGCACGGCTGACGGCCGCCGCGTGGTGGTGTACGTGGATCCGTACCGGGCGCGGGTGCTGGGTCGCTTGCCCGAGCACGGCACGGTGGCGTGGACGATCCGGCGCCTGCACAGCCTGGCCCTGGTCGGGCCATGGGCCAGCGCGTTGATCGAAGTGGCTGCGGGCTGGGCGATCCTGCTGGTGCTGACCGGTGTGTACCTGTGGTGGCCGCGCGGCCGCCGCGGCGGCGTCACCACAGTGCGCGGGCGGCCACCGCAGCGCGTGTTCTGGCGCGATACGCATGCGCTGACCGGCAGCGTGGTCGGCGCGATGCTGCTGTTCCTGGCGCTGACCGGGATGCCGTGGTCGTGGTTCTGGGGCGCGCAGGTCAACCGTCTCGTCAACGGCCATCACTACGGCTATCCGGCCGGCTTGCGCGTGGACCTGCCGATGTCCACGCAGCGCCTGAGCGACGAAGAGGTGCCGGCCTGGTCGCTGCGCCAGGCGCGGCTGCCGCAGTCGCAGTTGCCGAAGACTGCGTCGATGCCGATGTCGATGCCAATCGTGGCGCCAGGCGCGCCTTCAGTGCCGAGCGCCGCGGACAACGGCAACGACGCGCATGCCGCGCATGGCGGCATGGCGATGGAGGCGATGCCGCCGCAGCCTGCGGCAGCCGGCGCGATCGGCCTGGACGCGGCGGTGGCGCGCTTCCAGGCGCGCGGCATCGCCGCCGGCTACAGCGTGGCGCAGCCGCGCGGCGTGCGCGGCGTGTACACCGCGTCGGTATATCCGCCGGACCTGGCGCAGCAGCGGGTGATCCACCTGGACCAGTACAGCGGCAAGGTGCTGCTGGACATGCGCTACGCCGATTACGGGCCGCTGGCCAAGGCACTGGAATGGGGCATCAACGTGCACCTCGGGCAGCAGTACGGCACGTTCAACCAGCTGCTGCTGATCGCCTCGTGCCTGGGCATCCTGCTGCTGTGCGTCAGCGCCGCGCTGATGTGGTGGAAACGCCGCCCGGTCGGCGGGCTGGGCGTGCCGCCACCGCCAGCGGACCGGCGCAGCATGCGCGGCGTGCTCGCGCTGCTGGCGATCGGCGGCGCGCTGTTCCCGCTGGTCGGGGTGTCGCTGTTGCTGATGCTGGCGCTGGATTGGTGGTGGGTGCTGCGGCGGGAGTGA
- a CDS encoding phosphoadenylyl-sulfate reductase, with protein sequence MSALPASAQQDSANTPATAWDLDAVNALLAPMSAPQRVAWALAHGPAEAALSSSFGAQSAATLHLLTQQLPDIPVILIDTGYLFTETYRFADALTDRLKLNLKVYRPLVSRAWMEARHGRLWEQGMVGIEQYNSLRKVEPMRRALDELKVGTWFTGLRRSQSDSRAQTPFVQKRGERYKVSPIADWSDRDLWQYMQQHGLPYHPLWEEGYVSIGDFHTTRRWEPGMREEDTRFFGLKRECGIHEDV encoded by the coding sequence ATGAGCGCCCTGCCCGCTTCCGCCCAACAAGACTCCGCCAACACGCCGGCGACGGCCTGGGACCTCGACGCGGTCAACGCGCTGCTGGCGCCGATGAGCGCACCGCAGCGCGTGGCCTGGGCGCTCGCGCATGGTCCGGCCGAGGCCGCGCTATCGTCCAGCTTCGGCGCGCAATCGGCGGCGACGCTGCACCTGCTGACCCAGCAGTTGCCGGACATCCCGGTGATCCTGATCGACACCGGCTACCTGTTCACCGAGACCTACCGCTTCGCCGACGCACTCACCGACCGGCTCAAGCTCAACCTCAAGGTCTACCGGCCGCTGGTCAGCCGCGCCTGGATGGAAGCGCGCCACGGCCGCCTGTGGGAACAGGGCATGGTCGGCATCGAGCAGTACAACAGCCTGCGCAAGGTCGAGCCCATGCGCCGCGCGCTGGACGAACTGAAGGTCGGCACCTGGTTCACCGGCCTGCGCCGCAGCCAGTCCGACAGCCGCGCGCAGACCCCGTTCGTGCAGAAGCGCGGCGAGCGCTACAAGGTCAGCCCGATCGCCGACTGGAGCGACCGCGACCTGTGGCAATACATGCAGCAGCACGGCCTGCCCTACCACCCGCTGTGGGAAGAAGGCTATGTGTCGATCGGCGACTTCCACACCACCCGCCGCTGGGAACCGGGCATGCGCGAGGAAGACACCCGCTTCTTCGGCCTCAAGCGCGAGTGCGGGATCCACGAGGACGTCTGA